One genomic segment of Suncus etruscus isolate mSunEtr1 chromosome 15, mSunEtr1.pri.cur, whole genome shotgun sequence includes these proteins:
- the LOC126030148 gene encoding olfactory receptor 7A17-like gives MGPGNYSHITEFLLQGLSREEGTQPLILGFFLTMYLITVLGNLLIILATSSDPHLHTPMYFFLANLSLVDICFVSTTVPKMLVNTWTQSHTISFEGCIAQMFFAILLGVLDDFLLTVMAYDRYVAICHPLHYTVIMNPRLCGWLVLGGWLISAVYSWLQSLMVLNLSFCTELEIPHFFCELQQMVRLACSDTFLPDIVMYFATAILAGGPLAGISYSYSRIISSICRISSAQGKYKAFSTCASHLCVVALFYCTVLGVYLSSNTTHSSSSMAVASVMYTVVTPMLNPFIYSLRNRDIKGALKRCVGWTAIQEASVLGVKTCPLLKTLKSQPRKL, from the coding sequence ATGGGACCTGGAAATTATTCCCACATCACAGAATTTCTCCTCCAGGGCTTGTCAAGGGAAGAAGGCACACAGCCCCTCATTTTGGGCTTTTTCCTGACCATGTATCTAATCACAGTGCTGGGGAACCTACTCATTATCCTGGCCACCAGCTCTGACCCCCATCTCCACacgcccatgtacttcttcctcgcCAACCTGTCCTTGGTGGACATCTGCTTTGTCTCCACCACCGTCCCCAAGATGCTGGTGAACACCTGGACGCAGAGTCACACCATCAGCTTCGAAGGCTGCATTGCTCAGATGTTCTTTGCTATCCTCTTGGGTGTGTTGGATGATTTTCTCTTGACCGTCATGGCTTATGACCGTTATGTGGCCATCTGTCACCCCCTGCACTACACGGTCATCATGAACCCCCGGCTCTGTGGATGGCTGGTTCTGGGGGGCTGGCTCATCAGTGCTGTGTATTCTTGGCTGCAAAGTTTAATGGTGTTGAATTTGTCCTTCTGTACCGAGCTAGAAATTCCCCACTTCTTCTGCGAACTACAGCAGATGGTCCGCCTGGCGTGTTCTGATACTTTCCTTCCTGACATAGTGATGTATTTTGCAACTGCCATCTTGGCCGGCGGTCCCCTGGCTGGCATCTCTTACTCTTATTCACGGATCATTTCTTCCATTTGCCGAATCTCCTCTGCTCAGGGCAAATATAAGGCGTTTTCTACCTGCGCCTCTCACCTCTGTGTGGTCGCCTTATTCTATTGCACCGTCCTCGGGGTCTACCTGAGTTCCAACACTACCCACAGCTCGTCCTCAATGGCAGTTGCCTCAGTGATGTACACAGTGGTCACCCCCATGCTAAACCCCTTCATCTACAGCCTCAGGAACAGAGACATCAAGGGGGCCCTGAAAAGATGTGTTGGGTGGACAGCCATCCAAGAAGCATCAGTCTTGGGGGTGAAGACTTGCCCGTTATTGAAAACTTTAAAATCTCAGCCCAGGAaattgtga
- the LOC126029657 gene encoding zinc finger protein 883-like isoform X2 produces the protein MQLLCLCRVFNMYKPSMISWLEQEGLRTVERGVLQEWDLQLPNKDSELEPFNAEKEAAIRIKTEQLEEWEVYECAQYRKDFGGVPGEPPHRDVASEDDEDDGEECRKDIPSPKRRPSPETAIRDTVHLAKAPAPAADGKPFYCKECGLFFINAACFKIHEQMHAGSFRCQECGLDFSCAAHLTIHLQAHADSGGFGASLAQPTTLAADQRHGSGQGDAAATAIATASTTTVAGEEEDEDDDDDDDDVEESEKIFKCDKCWRAFSTFSKLTKHFRTHTGEKPFQCNICEKTFTTFAYVAIHKRSHTGEKPYVCKKCGKAFTASTRLTKHLRSHNGKKYECELCGKTFAKASCFLGHKRTHSLDTAVVTGVMPATPACICPDCGRVFLDAAALTVHAKTHAEEKPFACTLCGKAYAKASGLEGHMRSHTGERPFSCQECGKGFLKASGLGDHMRIHTGEKPHTCPECGMAFIKSSGLSEHLKVHTREKPYKCDKCGKTFASTSHITNHFRSHTGEKPFQCNVCGKAFACSSYVTIHKRTHTGERPYECRKCGRGFTASSCLIKHLRSHSV, from the exons ATGCAGCTCTTGTGTTTATGCAGGGTTTTCAACATGTATAAGCCCAGCATGATCTCCTGGCTGGAGCAGGAAGGCCTGAGGACGGTGGAGAGGGGCGTGCTCCAAG AATGGGACCTCCAGCTGCCAAACAAAGACTCCGAACTTGAGCCCTTTAACGCCGAGAAGGAAGCAGCCATTCGGATCAAAACG gagcaactcgaGGAGTGGGAGGTCTACGAGTGTGCGCAGTACAGGAAGGACTTCGGGGGAGTCCCGGGGGAGCCACCGCACAGAGACGTGGCCTCAGAAGACGACGAAGATGACGGTGAGGAGTGCAGAAAGGACATCCCCAGCCCCAAGCGGAGACCATCCCCAGAGACCGCCATTCGGGACACCGTCCACCTGGCTAAGGCCCCGGCCCCTGCCGCTGACGGGAAGCCCTTCTACTGCAAGGAGTGCGGCCTGTTCTTCATCAACGCTGCCTGCTTCAAAATTCACGAGCAGATGCACGCGGGCTCCTTCCGCTGCCAGGAGTGTGGTCTCGACTTCAGCTGCGCCGCACACCTGACCATCCACCTGCAGGCCCACGCAGACTCGGGCGGTTTTGGGGCCTCCCTGGCCCAGCCCACGACCCTGGCGGCCGACCAGCGGCACGGGAGTGGGCAGGGGGACGCCGCGGCCACCGCCATAGCCACCGCCAGTACCACCACCGTggctggggaggaggaagacGAGGACGACGACGATGACGACGACGACGTGGAGGAGTCGGAAAAGATCTTCAAGTGCGACAAGTGCTGGCGGGCTTTCAGCACCTTCTCCAAG CTCACCAAGCACTTCCGCACGcacacgggcgagaagccctTCCAGTGCAACATCTGCGAGAAGACCTTCACCACCTTCGCCTACGTGGCCATCCACAAGCGCTCGcacacgggcgagaagccctACGTGTGCAAGAAGTGCGGCAAGGCCTTCACGGCCTCCACGCGCCTCACCAAGCACCTGCGCTCGCACAACGGCAAGAAGTACGAGTGCGAGCTGTGCGGCAAGACCTTCGCCAAGGCCTCCTGCTTCCTGGGCCACAAGCGCACCCACAGCCTCGACACGGCCGTGGTGACGGGCGTCATGCCCGCCACACCGGCCTGCATCTGCCCCGACTGCGGCCGGGTGTTCCTGGACGCCGCCGCCCTGACCGTCCACGCCAAGACGCACGCCGAGGAGAAGCCCTTTGCCTGCACCTTGTGCGGCAAGGCCTACGCCAAGGCGTCGGGCCTGGAGGGCCACATGCGGAGCCACACGGGCGAGCGGCCCTTCTCCTGCCAGGAGTGCGGCAAGGGCTTCCTCAAGGCCTCGGGCCTGGGCGACCACATGAGGATCCACACGGGCGAGAAGCCGCACACCTGCCCCGAGTGCGGCATGGCCTTCATCAAGTCGTCGGGCCTGAGCGAGCATCTCAAGGTGCACACCCGCGAGAAGCCCTACAAGTGCGACAAGTGCGGCAAGACCTTCGCCTCCACCTCGCACATCACCAACCACTTCCGCTCGcacacgggcgagaagccctTCCAGTGCAACGTGTGCGGCAAGGCCTTCGCCTGCTCCTCCTACGTGACCATCCACAAGCGCACGCACACGGGCGAGCGGCCCTACGAGTGTCGCAAGTGTGGCCGTGGCTTCACCGCCTCCTCCTGCCTCATCAAGCACCTGCGTTCCCACAGCGTGTAG
- the LOC126029657 gene encoding zinc finger protein 883-like isoform X1: protein MQLLCLCRVFNMYKPSMISWLEQEGLRTVERGVLQEWDLQLPNKDSELEPFNAEKEAAIRIKTEQLEEWEVYECAQYRKDFGGVPGEPPHRDVASEDDEDDGEECRKDIPSPKRRPSPETAIRDTVHLAKAPAPAADGKPFYCKECGLFFINAACFKIHEQMHAGSFRCQECGLDFSCAAHLTIHLQAHADSGGFGASLAQPTTLAADQRHGSGQGDAAATAIATASTTTVAGEEEDEDDDDDDDDVEESEKIFKCDKCWRAFSTFSKLTTHFRTHTGEKPFQCNVCGKTFTTSSYLSIHKRVHTGEKPYVCQECGKAFTQSSVLTKHLRVHTGEKPYKCKECGKAYVKSSGLIEHMNVHTGEKPYTCKVCGKAFVKSSGLTLHMKIHTGDKPYKCDKCGRAFYSSSNLTKHFRTHTGEKPFQCNICEKTFTTFAYVAIHKRSHTGEKPYVCKKCGKAFTASTRLTKHLRSHNGKKYECELCGKTFAKASCFLGHKRTHSLDTAVVTGVMPATPACICPDCGRVFLDAAALTVHAKTHAEEKPFACTLCGKAYAKASGLEGHMRSHTGERPFSCQECGKGFLKASGLGDHMRIHTGEKPHTCPECGMAFIKSSGLSEHLKVHTREKPYKCDKCGKTFASTSHITNHFRSHTGEKPFQCNVCGKAFACSSYVTIHKRTHTGERPYECRKCGRGFTASSCLIKHLRSHSV from the exons ATGCAGCTCTTGTGTTTATGCAGGGTTTTCAACATGTATAAGCCCAGCATGATCTCCTGGCTGGAGCAGGAAGGCCTGAGGACGGTGGAGAGGGGCGTGCTCCAAG AATGGGACCTCCAGCTGCCAAACAAAGACTCCGAACTTGAGCCCTTTAACGCCGAGAAGGAAGCAGCCATTCGGATCAAAACG gagcaactcgaGGAGTGGGAGGTCTACGAGTGTGCGCAGTACAGGAAGGACTTCGGGGGAGTCCCGGGGGAGCCACCGCACAGAGACGTGGCCTCAGAAGACGACGAAGATGACGGTGAGGAGTGCAGAAAGGACATCCCCAGCCCCAAGCGGAGACCATCCCCAGAGACCGCCATTCGGGACACCGTCCACCTGGCTAAGGCCCCGGCCCCTGCCGCTGACGGGAAGCCCTTCTACTGCAAGGAGTGCGGCCTGTTCTTCATCAACGCTGCCTGCTTCAAAATTCACGAGCAGATGCACGCGGGCTCCTTCCGCTGCCAGGAGTGTGGTCTCGACTTCAGCTGCGCCGCACACCTGACCATCCACCTGCAGGCCCACGCAGACTCGGGCGGTTTTGGGGCCTCCCTGGCCCAGCCCACGACCCTGGCGGCCGACCAGCGGCACGGGAGTGGGCAGGGGGACGCCGCGGCCACCGCCATAGCCACCGCCAGTACCACCACCGTggctggggaggaggaagacGAGGACGACGACGATGACGACGACGACGTGGAGGAGTCGGAAAAGATCTTCAAGTGCGACAAGTGCTGGCGGGCTTTCAGCACCTTCTCCAAGCTCACCACGCACTTCCGCACGcacacgggcgagaagccctTCCAGTGCAACGTGTGCGGCAAGACCTTCACCACCTCCTCCTACCTGAGCATTCACAAGCGGGTGCACACGGGCGAGAAGCCGTACGTGTGCCAGGAGTGCGGCAAGGCCTTCACGCAGTCGTCGGTGCTGACCAAGCACCTGCGGGTGCACACGGGCGAGAAGCCGTACAAGTGCAAGGAGTGCGGCAAGGCCTACGTGAAGTCGTCCGGCCTCATTGAGCACATGAACGTGCACACGGGCGAGAAGCCGTACACGTGCAAGGTGTGCGGCAAGGCCTTCGTCAAGTCGTCGGGCCTGACGCTGCACATGAAGATCCACACGGGCGACAAGCCCTACAAGTGCGACAAGTGCGGCCGGGCCTTCTACTCCTCGTCCAACCTCACCAAGCACTTCCGCACGcacacgggcgagaagccctTCCAGTGCAACATCTGCGAGAAGACCTTCACCACCTTCGCCTACGTGGCCATCCACAAGCGCTCGcacacgggcgagaagccctACGTGTGCAAGAAGTGCGGCAAGGCCTTCACGGCCTCCACGCGCCTCACCAAGCACCTGCGCTCGCACAACGGCAAGAAGTACGAGTGCGAGCTGTGCGGCAAGACCTTCGCCAAGGCCTCCTGCTTCCTGGGCCACAAGCGCACCCACAGCCTCGACACGGCCGTGGTGACGGGCGTCATGCCCGCCACACCGGCCTGCATCTGCCCCGACTGCGGCCGGGTGTTCCTGGACGCCGCCGCCCTGACCGTCCACGCCAAGACGCACGCCGAGGAGAAGCCCTTTGCCTGCACCTTGTGCGGCAAGGCCTACGCCAAGGCGTCGGGCCTGGAGGGCCACATGCGGAGCCACACGGGCGAGCGGCCCTTCTCCTGCCAGGAGTGCGGCAAGGGCTTCCTCAAGGCCTCGGGCCTGGGCGACCACATGAGGATCCACACGGGCGAGAAGCCGCACACCTGCCCCGAGTGCGGCATGGCCTTCATCAAGTCGTCGGGCCTGAGCGAGCATCTCAAGGTGCACACCCGCGAGAAGCCCTACAAGTGCGACAAGTGCGGCAAGACCTTCGCCTCCACCTCGCACATCACCAACCACTTCCGCTCGcacacgggcgagaagccctTCCAGTGCAACGTGTGCGGCAAGGCCTTCGCCTGCTCCTCCTACGTGACCATCCACAAGCGCACGCACACGGGCGAGCGGCCCTACGAGTGTCGCAAGTGTGGCCGTGGCTTCACCGCCTCCTCCTGCCTCATCAAGCACCTGCGTTCCCACAGCGTGTAG
- the LOC126030147 gene encoding olfactory receptor 7A10-like — MEPSNTSRNSEFLLQGFLVEAKLQPLIFGVFLSMYLITVLGNLLIVLATISDPHLHTPMYFFLSNLSLVDVCYTSTTVPKVLANIQTQSRAITYGGCFAQMFFVILFAGLDNFLLTVMAYDRFVAICHPLHYMVIMHPRLCGLLVLGSWVLSALHSSLQILLAMQLTYRANMEIPHFFCELYQVVRGACSDTFWNVVVMYLAAALLGVGPLAGILYSYSKIVTSIRGIASAQGKYKAFSTCASHLSVVSLFYSTILGVYLSAAATHNSQSSSAASVMYAVVTPMLNPFIYSLRNKDIKRALNSVFAVAVGKRSMTLALKDCP, encoded by the coding sequence ATGGAACCAAGCAATACCTCGAGGAATTCGGAATTTCTCCTGCAGGGATTTTTAGTGGAGGCAAAACTCCAGCCTCTCATCTTTGGGGTGTTCCTGTCCATGTACCTCATCACAGTGCTGGGGAACCTGCTCATCGTCCTGGCCACCATCTCTGACCCCCACCTCCACacacccatgtacttcttcctctccAATCTGTCCTTGGTGGATGTTTGTTACACCTCCACCACCGTCCCCAAGGTGCTGGCCAACATCCAGACCCAGAGCCGTGCTATCACTTATGGCGGCTGCTTTGCCCAGATGTTCTTCGTCATCCTCTTTGCCGGTCTGGACAACTTCCTCCTGACCGTCATGGCTTATGACCGCTTTGTGGCCATCTGCCACCCCCTGCATTATATGGTCATCATGCATCCCCGGCTATGTGGGCTGCTGGTTCTGGGCTCTTGGGTGCTAAGTGCCCTGCATTCTTCACTCCAAATTCTCCTGGCCATGCAACTCACCTATCGTGCCAACATGGAAATCCCCCATTTCTTCTGTGAATTATACCAGGTGGTCCGGGGGGCATGTTCTGACACCTTCTGGAACGTGGTGGTGATGTACTTGGCGGCGGCCTTGCTTGGGGTGGGGCCCCTGGCTGGGATCCTTTATTCCTATTCCAAGATTGTCACCTCCATCCGGGGCATTGCATCTGCTCAGGGCAAGTATAAAGCCTTTTCCACCTGTGCCTCTCACCTGTCCGTGGTCTCCCTATTCTATAGTACCATCTTAGGGGTGTACCTGAGTGCCGCCGCCACGCACAACTCACAGTCGAGTTCAGCTGCCTCTGTGATGTATGCGGTGGTCACCCCCATGCTGAACCCCTTCATCTACAGCCTGAGGAACAAAGACATCAAGAGAGCTCTCAACAGTGTCTTTGCCGTGGCAGTTGGAAAACGCTCGATGACCTTGGCGCTGAAGGATTGTCCTTGA